GAACACAAACCGTCACCCGTCATCAATATCGGCTCATAGGCCTATGAGCTTCTAAAACATACCGAAGTTGCAGCTTTATGATAACTGAAAAACTTACCATTAGGATGGAGAACCTGGCCAGTCATGTAAGAGGAGCAATGGTTGCAGGCAAGAAAGACATACGATGGAGCAACTTCAATGGGCTGACCAGCCCTTCCCATAGGCACTTGAGACCCGAACTTAGCACACTCTTCCTCGTTGAAAGATGCCGGAATCAATGGCGTCCAGATGGGTCCGGGGGCGACCCCATTGACGCGTATGCCTCTCTTTACAAGCTGGAGAGCTAGAGCTCTAGTGTAAGCCACTATGGCACCTTTGGTTGCCGTGTACTCGATCAATCTGCTGTTTCCCTTATATGCGTTCACGGATGTTGTATTGATTATGGAGCTCCCTTCTTTCATGTGCTTCAGAGCATGCCTACCAGCATCATAATTCAGTAAGACCAATTATGAGAAAAGCTTCAAAACAAATTGTTTTGTTATATACACCTGGCGGTGAAGAAGTAAGAGAAGATATTGGTCCTAAACACTCTCAGAAGCCTTTCCTCATCAATCTCCTCCACTGAGCTTGACTTGTATTGCTCAGCCGCATTGTTAACCAGTACATCTATCCGGCCATACGCATTAACGACGTCACCAACTACCCTTCTACAATTTTCATCAAATCCCAGGTCCGCCGCTATTGCCATGGGCTCTTTCGCATCAGAAGTCTTTGCCCTTTTGATCAACTGTAGTGTGTCCTGGGCATCCTTGTCCTCTTCAGCCTTCACATATGTGAAGGCCACGGTTGCACCCTCTAGAGCAAAGCAGTATGCCACTGCTCGCCCAATCCCCGAGTCGCCGCCTGTCACCAGCGCCACCCTTCCCTGCAAAAGATCGATACTTGTGGATGCATGGAAATTGCAGAATACTACCATAAAATATATCACAGAATATATAGTTCGTGATAATCAATTATGTCAAAAGCTTGGTAAGGAGAAAAGAGTTAAGAGAAAACTTCTTGaaattcaagaaattaaatccgaccaaaatttctaaaatacccctatatatatatatatatataattcaaagaTCAggcattaatatttttaaaaattttcgttaaatcttgatcaaaaatttctaaaaagaaggaaagtaaaggtattttaagaattttgaaacCCCTTTTATAAGGATTTAAAGGAATATTTTAAtgatgggtgaaattgaaaaaaattaaaagataaatatactaaattaaaactttttaaaatttatgggtaaattgcaaaagtgaaattccttttttatttttatgactgtACTAAGcaatactttttttatttttcaaattaaaggTAATTACTTATTAAGCCTCATGGAAAAGCAAAAATTTGAATGATTCAAATGACCAACTTTAGGGTATGCACAGAGACACGATTAATGACACAGACATTGAGGAATGCTAAAAtttcttttagtatttttttggtgtccatctataataaaaaataaataaataaaaaaaattacatatatgtcCTTAGGAATGAcatagatgcaattttttaattatttttatgttcttatagATAGACACCAAAAGAGCAATAAAAAAAGCTCTAGCATTCTTCCATACTCTTACCGTGTgtacataaaaatatatgtatgcatGTGAATATGAAAttagaaattatatatacacaaagTTTATTGGATGGTGTGTAGTCTGAGCTGGTAAACTGAGGGGCAGGTTCCATGACATGCTCTTTTCCAGGCTGTCTCTCCTGCCTCTGTGGTGGAAACTGCTCGCCACCGGAAGCCATTCTTTCAAATACTAGTCTAAATAGTCTCTGAGTCGCCGGAAAAGGAGTCTTCTGTTGAGTTTTGAGGTGggttttggaaggaaaacaaGGTGATGTAGTTGCTAAGGCCCCTGAAAGAGAGATTACGTGAGAGAGCTTACAAACATTGAGGGTTTGGATGTGCGTAGTGGCAGCTGCTAAATTGTTGTGGATTTTTTTATAGCTAGTGTTTGGCATGTGGGCAAGCGGAGATACGTGGCTGGAGGGGCTGTCAACGTGTCAGGTCAATCGCATGCAGCGGACACGTATGTGGAAATTAACGGACATTTTGGTTGAGATGGCGGACTGATCATGTGAAGTGGGGTGGCTGCGGGTGGGGGAGTTTCTAGGGTGATCTACTGGGGACTATTCTTCTTTGGAAGTTCTCCGAACTTTGAGTTAACTTTTTATCTTTCTTCGGTAAaactaaaaccaaacaaaaaggAAGAATGCAAACTCGAACAAAACAAAGCAGGATATCTATCAATATGAACTAGAGATGTAATCgaataaaattaaaaccaaaaagtCTAGCATTAGAAGTTAAAATTTGGGGATAAATATACTTTAGTCTCATGAATTGATAGGTGTGACATTTAAGCCAGTACATCAAACTATCATTTGATTGTAACTTAGCCTCATTCTGACTGTCTTGACCGTTACGTTTTGAcagaaaatcaaatttgatcaaaatctttcaaaaatatttttattttgaccattgaaaaatcaaaattatccTTTACCGGTTTTGATGGGCTCCCTTGCGACCTACCGATATAGAGGAAGGTGGGTTGCAGGAAACTTATTACGTACCCATCCTACGACCAAATCCGTGAGACAAAAGAATCAAGgtgattggggggggggggggcatgaaCCACCCTCTTCCACTCTTTAGGGTGAGTACGTAGCGGGGGACTTCTCCACCCACACGACCACTTCAAGAGAGTGGATCGAAGGTCTCCCTTGAACTACATTTGCAAGGATGGGGTTAGGTCGTTAGGAACCCTATCAACACCCACAAAGGTGTTTTTGCCTtacagccacccctttttttcaaatgaattgGATGCATGACGTGACAAAAAGGATATGTAGCAATGTTTTATAGGTCTTTTCATGCTTCATTTTGTAAGGGCGACAAAAATTTCATTAACTTTTTAGACAGTAGATAAACGAAATGACCATTTTAATAAAGGTTGAAAGCATGAAGAGTACTTAATTTATTACTCTTAAAATGAAGTATAAATCACAAGAAccaaatttatatttaattaatttttttttttttttttaactcctaATTAATCGCATTCtactttattttcacttttcttggTGTTTGtcagaatttgaaaaaatgtgaaaagacaactataccctccatatttaattaaatggagagaatgaaatggagatgatttTTGTCCTGTTTGTCAACAGATCGACGTCTTTCTTGCATGTCAGATGTCaccaacaaattaattaatggcaAAAACACTGAGGAATCCAGAGTGGGGGAAATATTGTGCCGAATTGTtaggtccatatatatatatgggataattgcaccgttggtccctgtagtatgccataattatttttcactccctatggtttaaaaagtgcatgggaggtccatGTGGATTACAATAATTATGTTTTACTCCTTAggtcgatttttcgtccaccagtttgacgaaatctgttagtcctacacgtcagcgccacatgtcgccaataagatggcgacacgtgtccatcttaataaaaaataaaaatttattaaaaaaataaataaataaacttatttttttaaaaataataaaaaaaaaaaaaaaaaaaaatttaaaaaaaaaaaaaaaaaaaaaaaacaaacaaacaaacaaaaaaaggcaggccaaggggtggccaagccatcCCCAATGGCCGcggggggtggcgcgcggccactcctagtggtcgggggtggccatcgggccacccacccccaagccattgggggtggccgcgctccacccccggccactggggagGCCGTGGTCATTGGGCCACCCACCCCCAGGCTATTGggagtggccgcgcggccaccccttggcttgccttttttctttctttttttttgtttttttaaaaaataagtttatattttttttattaagatggacacgtgtcgccatcttattggcaacacgtggtgctgacgtgtagggctaacagattcctTCAAACTGGTGGatggaaaatcgacccaggaagtaaaacgtaattattgtaatctacagggacctcccatgcactttttaaaccatagagaatgaaaaataattataacatacCACAGGAACCAACGATACaattattcttatatatatatatatacacacgacATAAAACGTACATAGAGGTCATGGTACTTTGCATGTCCGCCACGTGCAAGACCAATCAATTTATACTTGTCAATTTGCCACCAGTTTTCCGTTATGGATTGAGCACACGAAGTGGCACCTGGAACCGCTGTCAAAACCAAGGCACCATTTCAATAAACTGAAGGAAaaccatctatatatatataaactacagCCCCATATCTATTTTTCCTTCCTTCAATTCTGTACGTAGTGCGTTCTTATCTTCTTCAATATATCTTCAgaaaatctctctttctcttctccttTTCACCGATCACCATGGCCTCTCTCAAAGTACTTGGTCTCTTTCTCTTTGTGCTTGTTTTGCTTCCTCCCCCAGTGCACTGCAATGGTACtcctctatctctatctctctacCTCTCTTTTTGTTTGTCGTTTGTCTTTTTTGTGTGAGATAGTTAATGATATTAATTATTTGAGTTGGTTGTGGTAGagtaaagtatatatatacttgtagcACTATAAAatttatccttttctttttccttactTTTACACACTAGAATATCATGGGGTTAAGTCAAACATGTGATTACAATttaagcttttttatttttgttaggagGGTAGGAGAGATCTGACAATGGACGTTGATGAGTATTATCTCTAGTCTAACTGCTTGCATTACTTACAATCTCCCCTTTTTTCAATTTGCTGTTGAATTGATCGAAAGGTTTCTtgtcaaaatttattttctttatattttctttgattttctttacgTGGAAGAAGAACGTTGTGTTTGGTAATGATAATGATTTTTGTGTTGAGGTTCTTGTTTGAATAGAAATAAAGAATGTGGTTGATGCGAGAGAAACGTGAAAtgagaattgaattttttgtgagatgaaaaagaaaaagaaaaagttggttgTTAATAGTTTTGAATGAAtgaatgttgaatttttttttaggaaactAAAATCAAAAGGCAACAATGTTTGCCAAACGATGCCGTTACATAACTTAAGAGAACCCCATGCCATTTGTCcccattattttctttattgtttgGACTATGAATTTCTTGAAAGTTTACCGAGTTACTAGCCAAAATCAcccatcttctttttctttttttcctttttcttttccccccttttttCAAGTTAATGTAGAAATGCACGataatattcttaaaaaaataaacaaataaataaattataacttCATGTTAGGGTATTGATACTTTTAAACCTTCAAACTAAGGTATTTAAGTTTCCAAACCTCTTAATAAAGGGttatccgttaggatttttcatcaaatcctgccaaaattctcaaaataccctagtactttttttaaaaaaaaataaaataaaataaaaaattataagaattttaaaaaattcatacccgaatatttttgcaaattccgttaaattctgactaaccgctaaatcttaacaattttttttcttaaaaaatgaggGATATTTTGAAAACTTGGATACCCTAATTTGAAACGTTTGAAAGTTTAatactattttttcaaaacgtATGATAGTTCGTTACCATTTTTTGaagttatcccaaaaaaaaaaaaaactgtagaattattttttatttttatttttaactgttcggatttaatttaattttaatttttttttcgataaaaAGTTACTAGAGGTTAACTTTTGCTGCATTACTTCTAGCTAATAAACTGCTGCTTATGGTGAGGTCTTCCTGTATCATTTTATCTACACGTACAGAGGAAGATGATCTTCTTATGGGCATCAACAGTTTCCGGCGCTCGGCGAATCTTCCGGCGCTCGCTAAAAACGGCAACGCAGACTGCCTTTCCGACGAAATCGCCGACGAATTAGGGGACGAGCCTTGCTCCAGCGCAACCAACGGCGCCAGCATTGTTCCAAGCAACTCCACAACGCTACTCCCCGACCTCCCCAAGCACTTAAAGAAGTGCAAAATCAATCCAAACAGCACGGCAGAAGGGATCATAATGCCAGTTTGCGTGCCCAAACTGGTTTCAACCCTTGTGCTTACAAACTACACTCACACTCCGTACGCCAAGTATCTCAACAGCTCGAAGTACAGCGGCGTCGGCGTCGGTGCCGAGGATGATTGGATGGTGGTTGTTTTGAGCACCGACACGGTGGGTGGAAGTTTTGCTGGCGCCGTCTCTTTGGTTTCGGGGGTTGGTTTGGCTCAGTGCCTGGCGTCTTTGTTGTTgggtttgtttgttgttttttgagACCTAAATTGCTCTCTTTTTGTCACCCTCGATCATGATCACATGCCTTGCCTCATGTATATGTTTATCTAGTTTAATTTCTGGTTGTTTATATTTGTGAACTTCGGCGTCTTCCATTAATTAATGTCTTGACATCTTCTGATCGTAATGGACTATTTTTCGTGCATGGAAAAATAGGAATTGAAATTGTCTTTGAAAAAGACAGAGATGCGTTTGGATGCTTGGTCgagaaatataaataaatagataaaaaaaattctgttgGCCAACTTGGCGGGTGTCTCACTTTCTCACGGTAAAGCAACTGTAACAACAGCCCCACACTATAGCTGTCAAAGCGAATTAAACTGTTCGCTTTTTCCGTACAACGTTATAACCACGGTCGGCGGTCCCGAATGAGTGGCGGGATGGGGTGGGGTGCTGGTAGGAACACCAGCATTTCCCGGCGTAAAAACAGCAAGTAAGATCACtagcaatttttaaaattttatttattgttttaaatatagaaaaatttcTTAAATCAGATTTATTTACTTGTTGTCTCTAAACTaataaaagatcaagaaaattaaaatttgtactATAAATTTTGTAGGGAAGCAAAAGCGGTACTCTTATTCTTCTCTTATTTcagcatttatttaaaataatatttaaataatttatatttctcttaacatttaattttaagaatatttaaatgttatagaaaaatatttgataAGAAAAGctattcttaaataaaaataaataaaaagtaatttaatttcttaaattgaaAACAGTTTAAGGCACTTTTAGAATCTTTTCATAATTGAACTGACCCCAGGCCCAAGAAACCCATATGCCCGAATAACTGGACCCAACCCACAGATTCCCTCGGGCCGAATGAATTAACCAACCAGGGGACAAAAAGGGGGCCGCGTCGTATGGGATAATTGATCCGATACTTCACCCCAACTATTCCGGACAATTAGAAAGCAAGCAACATCCTTTTTTTGATTCTAGCAAGCAACATCCTTAACCTGCCAACAAATTTGGggctttaattaaaaaatattggtggtaattaaataaaaaatgctagaaaatacaaaatttagagaattttcatctctctagcatttttttttctattctattttGAACGTGGACTCAATCATAAATGTATTATTTTTAAACGTTGTGTGTTTACTGAAGCAATACATGTAGGATTTTTtaagcatttgacaaaatcgtaATCCTAAACGCATCCgtaaaagagagaggaaaaaaaacatatatcatGCAATGATATTAGtgtatttcttaattatttttttaccataattaaTTTGGGGCCTTAGTTAAATAATATTAACAGTAATTAAATAAGATATTTAGagacttttcattttcttagcatttttttttccattctatTTTGAACCTTGGACTCAATTATAGATACACTATTTTTTAACGTAGTGGGTGTACTGAAGCAACACatgtaagaaagagaaaaaaaaaccccatatctattaatttctttcttaatatatttttactataatttgggagcttaattaaaaaatattgatagtAATTaaagcttttttaaaaaaataaataaatttccaGTAATATTTCGTAATTGAagccttattaaattggggtGGACGGCATGATATTATGCATTtcttagttatatttttaattatcataatttgtgatcttaattaaataatatttgtggtaattaaggcctttatttttattttattttaaaaatagatcttcattaatatttcttaattgCGGGCCTTATTAAATTAGAGGTCTTAGACGGCCGCCTAATCTGTGCTCCAACAGACCCTATTTTGAGGTTGGCCATGCGATTCACTGCATTATCAGACAAGAAATAGAGATGGCACCTTCAACACCTTGATATGCAAGGCAACCCACACGAAAAGCATAGATTCAAAGTTCATATGTCTCAAAGGAAAGCCCCGGCCCTAGCTAAGAtcatcttttctttattcttgttTGTACTTCTATATATCGTCCATCATAGAGCTCTGATCTCTTTGACACTGAAACCATGGCCTTCTTTAAAACTGGTCTCTCCATCTTTTTGCTTGTTGTTCATGGCATGCTGTTTCTTTCTCATCCAATGCATTGTAATGgtactactctctctctctctctctctctctgcggttttttctttatttttctttcggGATATGTGGATATATTTGGCACCAAAGGAGGGAGGGGAAAATATCTTCCTGGATTTTGCTTTCTTTGTGCATGAGAGTGTGAGAGGCAG
Above is a genomic segment from Alnus glutinosa chromosome 12, dhAlnGlut1.1, whole genome shotgun sequence containing:
- the LOC133852644 gene encoding uncharacterized GPI-anchored protein At3g06035; its protein translation is MASLKVLGLFLFVLVLLPPPVHCNEEDDLLMGINSFRRSANLPALAKNGNADCLSDEIADELGDEPCSSATNGASIVPSNSTTLLPDLPKHLKKCKINPNSTAEGIIMPVCVPKLVSTLVLTNYTHTPYAKYLNSSKYSGVGVGAEDDWMVVVLSTDTVGGSFAGAVSLVSGVGLAQCLASLLLGLFVVF
- the LOC133852434 gene encoding NADPH-dependent aldehyde reductase 1, chloroplastic-like — its product is MASGGEQFPPQRQERQPGKEHVMEPAPQFTSSDYTPSNKLCGRVALVTGGDSGIGRAVAYCFALEGATVAFTYVKAEEDKDAQDTLQLIKRAKTSDAKEPMAIAADLGFDENCRRVVGDVVNAYGRIDVLVNNAAEQYKSSSVEEIDEERLLRVFRTNIFSYFFTARHALKHMKEGSSIINTTSVNAYKGNSRLIEYTATKGAIVAYTRALALQLVKRGIRVNGVAPGPIWTPLIPASFNEEECAKFGSQVPMGRAGQPIEVAPSYVFLACNHCSSYMTGQVLHPNGGTIVNA